The Vitis vinifera cultivar Pinot Noir 40024 chromosome 18, ASM3070453v1 region tgctaccactctgctattgattactacccaaagagtgctattttatacctttaattcaatatcttttaagcacttttgtgtagtaattctccatctttattccaattggcatgttaaggacctagcaatgacttctaatcatatttgtggctagttttagtgttttgacagccttttggatcattaagacaagccaagtaaaggagagaagaaaagagaagcaaagaggaaaagcaagcaaagtgaagagaagcaaagaggacagcagctgcagtattctttcgcacttttggagcacttcctgaagtccattatctacatgctatataccatttcaaagcttaggaagtcaagaatccaacgattcaaaccgtgtacgatttggagctgaaaggaggaagatatggccttcggaagccaactgctccaggcttgtgcgaaattcgcacaacaccttcaaaattcgcacagcccatgcgtggtgcgaattttgctctgtttttgccgactccactttagatattttcttatgtattttttgatgtaatttcctttcttatccttgtaactaaccaatcacaagcttttgcttttgtaaagactatataaggggtggaaatcacctcttggaggAGATGATGGAtgttacgtttgacacttagaaaatatacagagctctttcgtttctcttttctctttgctattttatttttcttggaagccaaacaacctctgagaatgttttcccggaggatgagaggctaaacttttggtttcttggagtgaaggaagctaggtgaaaagtccagatgcaaaggtggaaagcttccgtgcattaaattcaggtagttggagttcataaatggcttctaaatccaaagttttgctttaaatcccttagaatcactttgaatggccaatacatggtaagcttcaggtctctgtggatgcttattgctagatccatatcagtccattagttatcatgtacgagccattggaaagtgattcaaggtgaagacccatagtgtcaaaagccattaatggaccttgactaccatttctattgactttttatggattaaatcttcattgtcaaacctataccggttcgggaaataactataggttaaatccccaatgcgaggagaaaaatccggaattttccactttgcattctgaacttgatcctagcaacccttagctccgggagactttctttcttccattttcacttaggttatgttagtttagtttcaaacactttcaaaacaaattttattttcttttaaactttaagtttttgataaaggaaatcattaaattcaatttctaatcttgagtatatcactggtagaatgaaaacccatcccagagttcgaccctagagccactatactatagtagctttgctacgctagtatgaggtcataggttttataaatgttttttattaaatgacccAACTGGAGTCTCACGCGAATCAGCTATTTATTGTAatcatatttacatttttctttttaggaattgtatacaagatatatatgataattaattattctgtattctgataatttttgctaattaattatataagcatgctaggatttattatttattatttattatctaacccctatGTCCTGAGGAAGCGCATTAGGAGTTatatatgctatccaggtacgttccCTAATACCCACTTTTCTAAACCCTATGAATATGATTGTCGTTGTGTACTATGTCCATGCTTGCTATCCTGTTTGATTGTcttgatatatatttgatgattgtttgattatctttgataaaatgcatgttgtgtgATGTATCTCAATACTAACtttcatgttttatgatagcgctttgAGAAGCCGTCCAGGTATGCACCCTAACTctcttttatggcaatttgatcctatttggcatgttattttttgaaatcaccttagtctatctAGGTATccccaattaatcaattaattgccacattacCCCCAatttagttagtagagacctctttagggcttagaggggtgctacctcctagaggtaccttcccaataagtaacctgatccccggacttagactcgggttttttcaaagacatgcttttccaaaaattatggagtcatttttttagggttttatttcttgttttgttttccctttaaaataaaaataaaataagtggcggctccaacttttccaaaactaaataatttttcacaaataaaaagcgagtctcgccgatcgagtgagggcgcacgtgaaaaatgctaGTCCACACCAAGGTCTGGCTTAATTCTTTATGGCCAAGGGGTATCCgatcttggactgatttgcaagctgaattcctcaagaaatttttcctgACTCACAGGACCAAcagcttgaaaaggcaaatctcaaacttctcagctaaggagaatgataaattctatgaatgttgggagagatacatggaagctatcaatgcttgtcctcaccatggctttgatacatggctattggtgagctatttttatgacggtatgtcttcctcaatgaagcaactcttagAAACGATGTgcggaggagacttcatgagtaagaatccggaggaagccatggatttcttgagttatgtagctgaagtttcaagaggatgggatgagcccaatgctagagaagtgggaagaatgaattctcaaccaaatgcttCTAATGCTAAGGTTGGGATGTATACTTTGAATGAAGATACCGATacaaaagcaaaatttgcagttATGGctagaagattggaggagcttgAAGTGAAGAGGATATGAGAAGTGCAGGCCATTTCAGACACATTAGTGCAAACTAAGTTGTGttcaatttgtcaatcttttgagcacttggtggaggagtgtcctacgatgccagctgtgagagaaatgtttggggatcaagcaaatgttattggacaatttaagcccaatgacaatgcttcatatgacaacacctacaattcaaattggaggaaccatccgaatttctcttggaaaGCAAGGGCACCTTAGTACATGCAACCTGGCCAAGCACCCCCACAAGCCTTAAATCTTGaacaagccattgtgaatcttagcaaaatcgtgggagattttgttggagaccagaaatccatcaatgctcagctcaggCAAGAAATTGCCAATCTAGACAGAAAGATGGATGAGAAGGTGAATGatttatctcagaagatagataatctcgaGTACCAGATCTCAAGGCTTACTaatctcaacacagtgcaagagaaaggaaaatttccttctcaacctcatcaaaatcccaagggtatccatgaaatggaggctcgggagggagaatcttcaaagctgagggaagtcaaagtagtgatcactctaaggagtggtaaagaggttgatctgcctacAACCAAGCTAGAGGAAGAACCAGAGAATGAagcagagaaagagaagagagaggaaatcaaaggaaagaggaaATGGAACAGTACAAAGAAGGAGGATCGTGAAGCTAATGTGAATGAAAGATCGGAGAGGACCATCAACCAAGAAGAAATGAtaaagaaacacatgcctccaccatTCCCACAAGCTTTGCATGGAAAAAAGGGAATCAACAGCGCATcaaaaattcttgaagtgttgaggcaagtgaaagttaatatccctttgctagacatgatcaaacaagtttcgacttatgcaaaattcctaaagtacttatgcactataaaaagagggttgaataTGAGTAAGAAGGCCTTCTTAATTGAGCAAGTAAGTTCCATTATACAGTGCAAGTCTCTAGTGAAATACAAAGATCTGGGCTGTCATACCATATCAGTGATGATTGGAGAGAcgtgtgtggagaaagctttgttgcaCTTGGGagaagtgtgaatttgctaccctactTTGTCTATAAGTAATtaggacttggagagttgaagccaacatcgatcactctatctctagcagatagatctgtgaaaattccaagaggtatgattgaagatgtcctagttcaagttgacaaattctactacccagtagattttgttgttcttgatacggacccGGTCGCCAAAGGAACTAATtgtattcctatcatacttggaagaccattcctagctacatcaaatgctatcatcaattgtaggaatggagtcatgcagcttacatttggcaacatgacattggagctcAATCTCTTCTATATGTGCAATAAACAATTCCATCCAGGAgaagaaggaccagaagaggtgtgcatgattgacaacttagtggaggagcattgtgatcaaAAGATGCTAGAAGATTTGAACGAGAgttttggggatcttgatgaagggttacctgaacccttagatgtgcttgctactctgccTCCTTTGAAGATGAGGGAAGAAATTCTCCCTTTATTCAAAGAGGAGGAGACACAAGAAGTTGttaaggaggagcccccaaagcttatttCAAAGCCATTACCcacggagttgaagtatgcatacctggAGGAGAACAAGTAGAGCCctgttgttatttcttcatctcttaccactactaaggaggattgtctacttgaaatTCTCAAGAGATGCAAGAAAGCGATAGGGTggaaaatttctgatttgaaaggcATCAACCCTTTAGtctgtactcatcatatatacatggaagaagaatcTAAGCCAGTTTGTCAACCCCAGAGAAagttgaaccctcacatgcaagaggtggtgcgagctgaagtgcttaagctacttcaggccGGTATTATCTATCCCATATCAGATaacccatgggtgagtcctacgcaTGTCGTACCAAAGAAATCATAGATCAtagtggtgcaaaatgataagggagaggAAGTTTCTACACACCTCACTTCAAGTTGGAaagtgtgtattgattatagaaagttgaatgctgtaacaAGGAAGGACCACTTCCCGTTACTGTTTATTGATTAAGTATTTGAGAGGGTCTCAAGCCATCCATTCTACtatttcttggatggctactccgggtattttcaaatagaaattgctattgaagaccaggagaagaccactttcacttGTCCATTTGGAACTTAAGCATACAGAAGAATGGCTTTCGACTTATGCAATGCAccaacaacattccaaagatgcatgttaagcattttcagtgatatggtggagcgtattatggaagtctttatggacaATATCAACGTATATGGAAGTGCGTTTGACGAATGCTTAGTTAACTTGGAAGCTATGCTGaacagatgcattgagaaagacttggtgcttaactgggagaaatgtTATTTCATGGTACCCCAAGGGATTGTTCTTGGGCATATTATCTCTAGCCAAGGCATTGAAGTGGATAAAGCAAAAGTTGAACTGATTGTCAAGTTGCCATCGCCAACAActgtcaaaggagtaaggcaatttcttGGCCGCATTGGGTTCTATAAGAGGTTTatcaaagatttctctaaacttgcaagacctctttgtgaattattggtAAAGGATGATAAATTTATATGGGATGATCGATGTCAAcagagttttgaagaattgaagttaTTACTGACAACCGCTCTAATAGTGAGAGCTCttaactggcaattacccttgGAAGTGATGTGCGAtgctagtgactttgctataggagctgttcttgggcaaagacaagatggaaagccctatgtgatctactatgcaagcaaaacattgaatgaAGTGCAAAGACACTACACaacacagagaaagaattgttggttgtagtttttgccttagacaaatttcgtgcttacttagtggggtctttcattgtggttttcactgaccacTCAGCCTTGAAATATCTACTAActaaacaagatgcaaaagaaaggttgattagatggattctcttacttTAAGAATTCAATCTTCAtatcagagacaagaaaggagtggagaatgtggtagccgACCATCTGTCAAGGCTAGCCATCGCACATAATTCCCACAGTTTGCCAATTAATGACGATTTTCCAAAGGAGCCACTCATGTTGATAGAAGtcgctccttggtatgctcatattcctaactatctagttaccggagaagttccaagtgagtggaaagcccaagataagaagcacttctttgcaaaaattcatgactactattgggaagagtcattcatattcaaatattatgCGGATCAAATAATATGGAAGTGCGTCCCTGAGCAAGAGCAATAGGGCGTCCTCAATCATTGCCACGAAagcgcatgtggaggccactttgcttctcagaaGACAACTATGAAGGTATTGTAATCGAGTTTTTGTTGGCCAtcgcttttcaaagatgccctcactatgtgtaggagttgtgacaGATGCTAGAGGCTTGGGAAATTAACACGTAAGAACATGATGgctttgaaccccattttaatagttgatcttttttatgtttggggcattgacttcatgggaccttttcctatgtcctttggctattcctacatcttggtgggagtggattatgtttctaaatgggttgaagcaatcccgtGCAAGAGAAATGATCACagagttgttctcaaatttctgaaagagaacatcttctccaGATTTGGAgtacccaaagccataatcagtgatgggggtactcatttttgtaacaagccgtttgaaactctcttagccaagtacggggtgaagcataaggtagctacaccttaccaccctcagacttctgggcaagttgagttagccaaccgggatatcaaaaacatactgatgaaggtggtgaatacgagcagaagagattggtctattaagcttcatgattcactatgggcttacataacaacttacaagaccattcttggaatgtatccctatcgcctagtctacggcaaagcgtgccatctccCCATTGAAAtgcaatacaaagcttggtgggcaatcaagacgCTCAACATGGACTTGAACAGAGTCGACATGAAAAGATTTCTAGgacttaatgagatggaggaattgagaaatgacgCCTACATTGATTCAAACATTGCAAATCAAAGATTGAAAAGGTGGTATGATCAGTTAATCTCCCGCAAAGAATTCcagaagggacaaagagtcttgctttatgactctaagctccatATTTTCCCGGGAAAGttgaagtcaaggtggataggtccgtTTACTATCCAACAAGTgtattcaaatggagtagtagAGCTACTTAACAGTACTGGgagtttcaaagtcaatggccaacgTCTCAAGCCATTCCTGGAGCCATTCTCTaaagacaaggaggaaatcaacctccttgagccaaaTCAagcttgaaaagaaaaatagttagATGGACTTAGTTTGTCGGAAGATGCTAAGtccatttttttactttaatggtaatttttaagttttattgatatagtatatgttttaaattgaaatttcttgctttaattttattttatagtgacttaatttaaatttttgatgATCAAATGCAGGGGAATTCCAAAatagaggaaaaacagagcatttCGTAACACCCAAATCCACTTGTGAAAATTTCACAACACCGTACCTGCCTTGCAAAAAAATTCGCAACGCCATATCTGACTTACGAATTCCAACGGTCTTTTGTGTGAGATACCAACGATCAGCAGGAAAGCCAAAGGTCatttaaaaatcctatttaaagaCCTCCAAAGCCTCTGATTATTTTGTACGATCCATTCTCTATTGTGAAAAGCTCAGTGCTACGTTGTGAAGTAGTTATCTCTCCATTCCACGCCTCGCGGCCACCAATTTAAAGAAGAGACCTCCGCCTCTCGCCTCATTTCAACCATGGCACGTATCAGAGGAGGCCATACAGACCCGTCGGCATCTCGCAAGGCTCAGCTAAGCGCCTCCACTCCTCAAGATTCATCTTAGGCCTTTCAGGCCCCGACTGTTCCGTCTTCTAAGGGCGGGGTACCCTTTAGTCCTCCTCAACGCCAATATTTGACATGGCGACCACTGACTTCTCCGCCACCCGAGCCATCAGTACACCGCATTACACCAAAGAGAGCCAGGACCTCAGGCCCTAGAGAGACGTCGAGACAGTCACGGCCTCAACCTCAGGCCCCAGCGGGTTCTCAGCATCCTTCCGACATTGCTCCGGAAGCCATCATCAAGAGGCCTATGGTTACCGTgccgcccattgagggcaattcAGATTGTAGAGCCAAGCCATTTCATTTTGAGCTCTATTTCGACATTGAAGCTATGCGACAGTAGCCAAAGCTTCGAGATTGATTTGGATTGCTCTAGAGGTACCATCTCGAGCGCCTTATGACTCCTAGGGAGTTTTTCTATCCCAAAGTGGCGATGgacttctatcagtccatgactactcagGGCGCTCAAAGTCCCACCGCCATTCATTTCAGCATTGACGGGCACTAGGGTATCTTAGAGGCTAGGCACATTGTTGAGGCTCTCCATATTCCATTCCATCCAAAAGATCCAACATATTTCAAGCAGTGGCCCCCTATATCTCAGCGAGACATGGTCCGCATCCTATTGAGAGGGACTTTTGGAGATTCATTCCTTCTACATAAGGAGCTTCCATCTAGGATGCTCCTAGTAGATGTATTGTTACGGTCCAATATTTTCCCTCTTCGGCATCTAGTGTAGAGGCGAGGACCCATCCTGGACTCGTTATTCAGGATATCTGAGGGCTTCTATTTTGGGCCACACCACCTGATTATGGCCGCTCTCCTATACTTTGAGGAGAAAGTTCATAGGAAGAAGCTATAGCAAGCCGATACTATCCCATTACTAACAACCACTCTAACAGTGAGAGCACCCAACTGGCAATTGtcctttgaagtgatgtgcgatgccagtgactttgatATAGGAGTTGTTCTTGGGCAAAGACAAGATGGAAAGctctatgtgatctactatgtgAGCAAAACGTTGAATGAagcgcaaagaaactacacaaccacagagaaagaattgttagctataGTTTTTGCCTTATACAAATTCCGTGCTTACTTggtggggtctttcattgtggttttcactgaccactcggccttgaaatatttgtttactaaacaagatgcaaaagcaaggctgattagatggattctcttgcttcaagaattcaatctttagatgaaagagaagaaatgaGTGGAAAATGTGGTAGTCGACCATCTGTCAAGGCTAGCCATCGCACATAATTCCCAGAGTTTGccaattaatgatgattttccaaaggagtcactcatgttgatagaagtcgctccttggtatgctcatattcctaactatctagttaccagagaaattccaagtgagtggaaagcacaagataagaagcacttctttgcaaaaattcatgcctactattgggaagagccatttctattcaaatattgtgcggatcaaataatACGGAAGTGCGTCCCTAAGCAAGAGCAACAggggatcctcagtcattgccatgaaagcgcatgtggaggccactttgcttctcaaAAGACAactatgaaggtattgcaatcgaGTTTTTgctggccatcacttttcaaagatgccctcACCAcatgtaggagttgtgataaaTGCCAGAGGCTTAGGAAATTAACACGTAAGAACATGATGGCTTTGAACCCCtttttaatagttgatctttttgatgtctagggcattgact contains the following coding sequences:
- the LOC109121611 gene encoding LOW QUALITY PROTEIN: uncharacterized protein LOC109121611 (The sequence of the model RefSeq protein was modified relative to this genomic sequence to represent the inferred CDS: substituted 3 bases at 3 genomic stop codons), yielding AEVLKLLQAGIIYPISDNPWVSPTHVVPKKSXIIVVQNDKGEEVSTHLTSSWKVCIDYRKLNAVTRKDHFPLLFIDXVFERVSSHPFYYFLDGYSGYFQIEIAIEDQEKTTFTCPFGTXAYRRMAFDLCNAPTTFQRCMLSIFSDMVERIMEVFMDNINVYGSAFDECLVNLEAMLNRCIEKDLVLNWEKCYFMVPQGIVLGHIISSQGIEVDKAKVELIVKLPSPTTVKGVRQFLGRIGFYKRFIKDFSKLARPLCELLVKDDKFIWDDRCQQSFEELKLLLTTALIVRALNWQLPLEVMCDASDFAIGAAPTVPSSKGGVPFSPPQRQYLTWRPLTSPPPEPSVHRITPKRARTSGPRETSRQSRPQPQAPAGSQHPSDIAPEAIIKRPMVTVPPIEGNSDCRAKPFHFELYFDIEAMRQ